Below is a window of Candidatus Annandia pinicola DNA.
TGACCAACATCTGTAGTAATAATTGTATTTTTAGGTTTAATTTCTGATAATTTTTTTAATAAATAAGGAGCCCATATTTTTTTTAAATTATTTTTATAGTTATAACCATATCTTTTTTTAAGTAAAATTATTTTATTTTGCCATTTACTAATATTAATTTTTATTGTTAACATGGGTAATATATTATTTAAATCACCACATAAATATAAATTAGCATTACGAACCTTGTTAATTTCAGAAAAATCAATATCTAAATGAATAACATTAGCTAAATTAGCAAAATTTTTTAAATTTCCAGTTACTCTGTCATCAAATCTAGATCCAATTGCTATTAATAAATCACATTCTTGTACTGCTAAATTAGCAGATTGATTACCATGCATTCCAATCATACCAAGATAATATTTACTATGATATGAGTTTATTACACCTATTCCTTTTAAAGTTACTACTGTAGGAATACCTGTAATTTTTATAAATTTTTTAAATGAATTAATTGCTTTAGCTATACCTATACCACCACCTGCATATATAATAGGTTTTTTTGATTTTTTTATTAAAAAAATTATTTTTTTTAAAATTTTTTTATTATAAAAAAAATTTTTTTTATTTTTTTTTTTTTTTTTTTTAATATTTTTAATATTAATTTTACTTAATTGTATATCCTTAGGTATATCTATTAATATTGGACCTGGTCTACCTATTTTAGATATTTCAAATGATTTATTAATAATTAATGACATTTTATCAATTGAATTTATTAAAAAACTATGTTTAGTACAAGATAAAGAAAGACTAATCATATCAACTTCTTGAAATGCATCACTACCTATTAAATTAGATGAAACTTGACCTGTAATAGCTATTATAGGAACAGAATCTATAAATGCATCAGATAAACCTGTAATAAGATTTGTAGCCCCGGGTCCAGAAGTAACAATACAAACTCCTATTTTATTGGTAGATCTAGCATATCCAATTGCTGACATAATTACTCCCTGTTCATGTCTGCATAATATATGTTTAATATTGCTTTTATATATAGCATCATATACAGGCATTATTGCACCTCCAGGATAACCAAACACAACTTCTACACCTAATCTAGATAATTTATGAATAAGATATTGTGCTCCTATCATATTTATTTTTATAATTTTTATTCATAGTAATTTTATAATTTATAATATATTTAAAAAAAATATATTATTTTATATAACATATTTTTTTAAAAATTAAATTATATAAAATTTATAAAACAGGGGTGGAGGGACTCGAACCCACAACTTTCGGTTTTGGAGACCGACGCTCTACCAATTGAACTACACCCCTTTTTATTTATAAAAATAAATTTATATTATTTTTATAATTTTATTAATACTATTTTAATTAATAAATTATAATAATTATTTTATTTTTTTTATAATTATAATTAATAAATATTATACATTAATATTTATTTAATTTAAAGTTTTATTTAAATAAATTATATGCATTTTTTTAATATTTTTATTGATAAATCTATTGATGGCATTTTATTATGCCATAAAAAAAATGAATAAGCTGCTTGAGATACTAACATTCCTAAACCATCATATATATTCATACTTTTTTTAGAACACCATTTTAAAAATGAAGTTTTATTTTTACTATACATCATATCATAACAAAATGTTTTTGAATTTATAATATTATCTGATAATTTTGGAATTTTATTATTAATACTACATGACGTAGCATTAATAATAATATCAAATTTTTTTTTACATAAATTTATATCTTTTATATATTTTATTTTTCCTAAATTTTTAAATTCTTTAGATATATTTTTTGCTTTTTCTATAGTTCTATTTGTAATTGTAATTTTATTATGATATAATAATAATTGGGGGATTATTCCCCTAGCAGCACCACCTGCTCCTATTATTAAAATTTTTTTTTTTGTATAACAACAAAATAATCTTTTTAAATCATTAATAAAACCTATACCATCAGTATTATCTCCTAATAAATATTTATTTTTAAACCTAGTTATAACATTAACTGATTTAGATAAAATAGCTCTTTTTGTTAATAAATCACATAAATGTAATGCTTTTTTTTTAAATGGTAATGTTATATTAGCTCCGTAACCTCCAGAATAAAAAAAATTTTTTGAAACAGTAAAAAAATTTTTTTTTGGTATATTTACTTTAGTATAAGAATATATTATATTAGTATTATTAGAAAATATTTTATTTATTATAGGAGATTTACTATGATAAACAGGATTTCCAAACAAAGCAATTTTTTTCATGTTATTTTAATTTCATTTTATTATTTATTTATTTAATTTTTATATAAATAAAAAAAATATAAAAAAATATTTATTTTAATAAAATAAATAATTATTATTTTATATTTTAATTTAATAAAATTTATTTTTTAAATTAAAAAAAAATATGTTAATATCAAATTTATTATATTATCCTGATAAAAGATTACGTTTAAATTCTAAAAAAATAAAAATATTTGGTGAAAAAAACAATTACTTAATAAAAAATATGTTAAAAATTATGTATGATAATGTAGGAATTGGTTTAGCTGCTAATCAAATAAATGTTCAAAAACAAATTATAGTAATTGATATCTCGAATGATCATAATAAACCTTTAATATTGATAAATCCTAAATTTATATATAAAAATAATTTATCACATAATCATGAAGGGTGTATTTCTATACCTAATTATATGAATTCAATTCCAAGATTTAAAATAATAATAATAGAAGCTTATGATCAATATGGTAAATTATTTAGATTAAAAGCTTCTAATTTATTATCTTTTTGTATTCAACATGAAATGGATCATTTAATAGGTAAGTTAATTATTGATTATTTACCATTTTATAAAATAGAAACAATTAAAAATAAATATTTAAAGTTAAAAAAAAATACTATTATTAGGAGTTTTTAATTGTTAAAATCATTAAAAATAATTTTTATTGGAACTTCATTTATTGCTGAAAAATATTTAAAATATCTATTTAAATTAAAATATAAAATTATTGCTATTATTACTAAATATGATAAATTATTGGATAAAAAAAAAAAATATTCAAAAATTAAAATTTTATCTAAATATTATAAAATACCTATTTTACAACCTAAATTTTTATTAGATATATATTATAAAATATTTTTTTTAAAACCAGATATAATTATTATTTCTTCATATGGTAATATTATACCTAAAAAAATTTTTAATATTCCAAAATTTGGTTGTATTAATGTACATTTTTCTATTTTACCTAGATGGAGGGGTTCATCACCAATACAACATGCAATATTGTATGGAGATAAAAAAACAGGTGTTACAATTATAAAAATTAATAAATATTTAGATGAAGGAGATATTATATTTAAAAGTATTTGTATTATTAAAGATAAAGATAATATTAATAATTTATATAAAAAAATAATTTATATAGGAATTGAAAGTTTAATAATATCTTTAAATTTAATTGTAAAAAAAAAATTTTTATTAGAAAAACAAAATAATTTTTATTCAACTTATGCATATAAAATAAAAAAAAAAAATGCTAGAATTAAATGGTATTTACCAGCAATTTTTTTAAAAAGATTTATAAAAGCATTTAATTTATGGCCAGTATGTTTTTTTTTAATAAAAAAAATATATATAAAAGTTTTTAAAATAGATGTTAATTTTATTAAAAATAATAAATATAATATAGGAGAAATTATAAGTATTAATAATAATGGAATTAATATTAATACTATTAGTGGTATTTTAATTTTAAAAGAAATTCAATTTTCAGGTAAAAATAAAGTTAAAGTTAAAAAAAATTTGAATAATATTTATAATATTTTTATTTTAAAAAATATAATTAATTAAATAAATTATAAAAAATTATGTTTTATAAAAATTGTAATTTGTATGATATTTATAGTTAAAATTAAGTCTAAAAAAAAAAAAGTTAGGTAGGGCCAATGTATTTTTTTTTAAATTTTTAAAAATTTTATAAATTAATTTGTTTTTTTTTAGGGGGGGGGGGTTAGTTTGAGTTTAATATTAAAATAGTGAAAATTTAGTAAAAAAAATTATAATTAATATTAAAATAATTTATCATTTTATAATTGTAAAAATAAAATAAAAAAAACTAAATATTTAATAATTGTAAATATTAAGAAAATTTAAAATAAAAATCTTTAAACATAATATAAGACATCATTGCTCCATCATTACGACGATAATTATATTTTATAATTTTAGTATAACCTCCATTTTCATTTTTTAATCTAGGACCTAAAATATTAAATAATTTTATTATTGCTTCTTTACTTCTTAAAATTGAAAATAAAATAATTCTATTATGATGATTATCTTGTTTAGAAATACTGATAATAGGTTCAATTGTTTTTTTTAATAATTTTGCTTTAGTTGAAGTAGTTTTTATCATTTCAAAATTTATTAAACTAACAATCATATTTCTTAACATAGATTTTAAATGACTTCTTGTACGATTTAATTTTTTACCATATTTTAGATGCCTCATAAGTTATTCCTTTTTTTTTATTTTTACTGTTTTCTTCTTGTAATTCTTTTTTTTTATCTTGCCAATTATCTAGTATAGTTCCTAAATGTAATCCATGATAAGATAAAATAATTTTTATTTCTGAAATTGATTTTTTTCCTAAATTTGGAGTACTAATTAATTCTGATTCCTTAATTTGTACTAAATCACCTACATAGTATATTACTTCTGATTTTAAACAATTAATAGCTCTTACAGGTAATTCTAAAATATCTATTGGATATAATAATATTGGATTAAATTCAGGTAATTCTTCTTCAGGTTCTATTTCAGTAGTATCAGTTAAATTTACAAATGTTTGCAATTGTGAAGATAAAATTCTAGATGCATAACGAATAGCATATTCTGGAGTCATAACACTATTAGTTTCAACATATAAAATTAATTTATCAAAATTAGTGTTTTTACCGATACGAGAAGATTCAACATTATACATTACATGTTTTATAGGGCTATAATAAGCATCTAACATTATACAATCTTTGCTATATTCATCTCTTGTACTATTAGTATCAGTATCATATGCAGGTTCATATCCTTTTCCAGCTTGAACTTTCATTCTCATACAAATAGAAGAGCTTTCACTAGTTAAATGACATATAACATGTTTTTTATCATATATTTTAACATTTTTATTATGATAAATATCTCCAGATAAAACAGGGCCAATTCCTTTTTTATTTAAGTATATAAAAGCATGGGTATTTTCAATAATTCTACATGATATTTGTTTTATATTTAATATAATTTCTGAAATATCTTCCCTTAAACCTATTTTATATTCATATTCATGTCTAATATTTTTAATCATTATTTGAGTTATCGCATAACCTGGTATTAATGACATTAATGTTCTTCTTAATGAATTTCCTAAAGTATGACCTAAACCTTTTTCTAAGGGTTCAATTGTTACTTTTGATTTTTTAAGGCTTTCATTTTCAATTTTTATTAAATTAGGAAAAGAAAAAAATTTTTCATTTATTTCCATAATATTTCCAATATAATATATTATTTATTTAGAATAAAATTCTATAATTAAATGCTCGTTAATTTCTTCTAAAATTTCTTTTCTATGAGGCATTCTAATAATAATACCTTCCATATAATTTTTATTTATCATTAACCATAATGGTTTTGGTTTAATTTTATTTATTTCTAAACATTTTTTTATTTTTTTTTTTATTTTACAATTTTTTTTTATACTAATTATATCTGATATAGAGACTAAATATGAAGGTATATTTACTATATTATAATTAATCATTATATTATTATGATTAATTAACTGACGTGCTTCTAATCTAGTAGAAGATAACCCCATTCTATAAACTATATTATCAAGACGCCTTTCTATTACTATTAATAAATTTTCTCCAGTATTTCCTTTTAGTTTTTTTGCTAGTTTATAATAATTACTGAATTGATTTTCTAAAATTCCATAAATACGTTTTAATTTTTGTTTTTCTCTTAATTGAGTTCCATAATCTGAAATTCTTATTTTTTTTGCACCATGTTGACCAGGATATGTACTAAATTTACATTTAGTTTCAATATTTCTTATACCTGATTTTAAAAATAAATCTGTTTTTTCACGACGACTAAGTTTTAATTTAGGTCCTAAATATTTAGACATTTTTATTTATTTTATATTCCTATTTTATAATTTTAATTATACTCTACGTTTTTTAGGAGGCCTACAACCATTATGAGGTATTGGTGTAATATCATAAATATTAGTAATATTAAAATTTAAAGTATTAAATACACGAATTGCTGATTCTCTACCAGGTCCAGGACCATTTACCATAATAATTAAATTTTTTATACCATAATTTTTTGCTAATGCTGCACAAGTTTCAGCTGCAGTTTGAGATGCAAAAGGAGTTGATTTTCTAGAGCCTCTAAATCCTGAACCTCCTGAA
It encodes the following:
- the ilvG gene encoding acetolactate synthase 2 catalytic subunit; the encoded protein is MIGAQYLIHKLSRLGVEVVFGYPGGAIMPVYDAIYKSNIKHILCRHEQGVIMSAIGYARSTNKIGVCIVTSGPGATNLITGLSDAFIDSVPIIAITGQVSSNLIGSDAFQEVDMISLSLSCTKHSFLINSIDKMSLIINKSFEISKIGRPGPILIDIPKDIQLSKINIKNIKKKKKKNKKNFFYNKKILKKIIFLIKKSKKPIIYAGGGIGIAKAINSFKKFIKITGIPTVVTLKGIGVINSYHSKYYLGMIGMHGNQSANLAVQECDLLIAIGSRFDDRVTGNLKNFANLANVIHLDIDFSEINKVRNANLYLCGDLNNILPMLTIKINISKWQNKIILLKKRYGYNYKNNLKKIWAPYLLKKLSEIKPKNTIITTDVGQHQMWVAQHIEFYYNKEFISSSGLGSMGFGIPSAIGAQIAKPKKTVICITGDGSFIMNIQELNTIKRYNLPIKILLLDNRRLGMVRQWQELFFFSRYSETNLDDNPDFIKLADSFNIEGKNISKTKEIKKSLKIFFKTKKSYLLHVSIDKYDNVWPLVPPGVSNTDMIEY
- the aroE gene encoding shikimate dehydrogenase, with the protein product MKKIALFGNPVYHSKSPIINKIFSNNTNIIYSYTKVNIPKKNFFTVSKNFFYSGGYGANITLPFKKKALHLCDLLTKRAILSKSVNVITRFKNKYLLGDNTDGIGFINDLKRLFCCYTKKKILIIGAGGAARGIIPQLLLYHNKITITNRTIEKAKNISKEFKNLGKIKYIKDINLCKKKFDIIINATSCSINNKIPKLSDNIINSKTFCYDMMYSKNKTSFLKWCSKKSMNIYDGLGMLVSQAAYSFFLWHNKMPSIDLSIKILKKCI
- the def gene encoding peptide deformylase, which translates into the protein MLISNLLYYPDKRLRLNSKKIKIFGEKNNYLIKNMLKIMYDNVGIGLAANQINVQKQIIVIDISNDHNKPLILINPKFIYKNNLSHNHEGCISIPNYMNSIPRFKIIIIEAYDQYGKLFRLKASNLLSFCIQHEMDHLIGKLIIDYLPFYKIETIKNKYLKLKKNTIIRSF
- the fmt gene encoding methionyl-tRNA formyltransferase produces the protein MLKSLKIIFIGTSFIAEKYLKYLFKLKYKIIAIITKYDKLLDKKKKYSKIKILSKYYKIPILQPKFLLDIYYKIFFLKPDIIIISSYGNIIPKKIFNIPKFGCINVHFSILPRWRGSSPIQHAILYGDKKTGVTIIKINKYLDEGDIIFKSICIIKDKDNINNLYKKIIYIGIESLIISLNLIVKKKFLLEKQNNFYSTYAYKIKKKNARIKWYLPAIFLKRFIKAFNLWPVCFFLIKKIYIKVFKIDVNFIKNNKYNIGEIISINNNGININTISGILILKEIQFSGKNKVKVKKNLNNIYNIFILKNIIN
- the rplQ gene encoding 50S ribosomal protein L17 encodes the protein MRHLKYGKKLNRTRSHLKSMLRNMIVSLINFEMIKTTSTKAKLLKKTIEPIISISKQDNHHNRIILFSILRSKEAIIKLFNILGPRLKNENGGYTKIIKYNYRRNDGAMMSYIMFKDFYFKFS
- a CDS encoding DNA-directed RNA polymerase subunit alpha, encoding MEINEKFFSFPNLIKIENESLKKSKVTIEPLEKGLGHTLGNSLRRTLMSLIPGYAITQIMIKNIRHEYEYKIGLREDISEIILNIKQISCRIIENTHAFIYLNKKGIGPVLSGDIYHNKNVKIYDKKHVICHLTSESSSICMRMKVQAGKGYEPAYDTDTNSTRDEYSKDCIMLDAYYSPIKHVMYNVESSRIGKNTNFDKLILYVETNSVMTPEYAIRYASRILSSQLQTFVNLTDTTEIEPEEELPEFNPILLYPIDILELPVRAINCLKSEVIYYVGDLVQIKESELISTPNLGKKSISEIKIILSYHGLHLGTILDNWQDKKKELQEENSKNKKKGITYEASKIW
- the rpsD gene encoding 30S ribosomal protein S4 is translated as MSKYLGPKLKLSRREKTDLFLKSGIRNIETKCKFSTYPGQHGAKKIRISDYGTQLREKQKLKRIYGILENQFSNYYKLAKKLKGNTGENLLIVIERRLDNIVYRMGLSSTRLEARQLINHNNIMINYNIVNIPSYLVSISDIISIKKNCKIKKKIKKCLEINKIKPKPLWLMINKNYMEGIIIRMPHRKEILEEINEHLIIEFYSK
- the rpsK gene encoding 30S ribosomal protein S11, with amino-acid sequence MVKTKKKKLEKQYIDGIIHIYASFNNTIITVTDRFGNTLGWKTSGGSGFRGSRKSTPFASQTAAETCAALAKNYGIKNLIIMVNGPGPGRESAIRVFNTLNFNITNIYDITPIPHNGCRPPKKRRV